In a single window of the Terriglobus roseus genome:
- the rpsK gene encoding 30S ribosomal protein S11, with protein sequence MAKATKQAGAGKTGKGKKFKKRERKNVPYGLVFIQATFNNTIVTVTDQQGNTLSWKSSGSLGFRGSRKGTPFAAQQAAMNAATAARDHGLRSVDVRVSGPGSGRESAVRALAAAGIDVRSIRDVTPIPHNGCRPPKRRRV encoded by the coding sequence AAGGCAACGAAGCAGGCAGGCGCCGGCAAGACCGGCAAGGGTAAGAAGTTTAAGAAGCGGGAACGGAAAAATGTCCCGTACGGCCTGGTGTTTATTCAGGCGACCTTCAACAACACCATCGTGACGGTGACGGATCAGCAGGGCAACACGCTCTCCTGGAAGAGCTCGGGTTCGCTCGGCTTCCGTGGCTCGCGTAAGGGAACGCCGTTCGCGGCGCAGCAGGCTGCGATGAACGCTGCCACCGCTGCTCGCGACCACGGTCTGCGTTCGGTTGACGTGCGCGTCTCCGGTCCTGGTTCGGGCCGTGAGTCGGCAGTGCGTGCGCTGGCTGCAGCGGGCATCGATGTCCGCAGCATCCGCGACGTGACGCCGATCCCGCACAACGGCTGCCGTCCTCCCAAGCGCCGCCGCGTATAA
- the rpsD gene encoding 30S ribosomal protein S4, with protein MARYTGAVCRLCRRDGVKLFLKGSRCFSEKCAIDKRNFPPGQHGQARAKKIVGYGLQLREKQKAKRIYFTLETQFRAYYEKASNKTGVTGELLLQQLERRLDNVAYRIGYAISRRQARQIVRHGHVSVNGKKVNIPSFQVKVGDVIEIREKSKKLEILASSQQFAAGLGQVPWIAIDREALTGKIVALPRREDIQLPVNEQLIVELYSK; from the coding sequence ATGGCACGTTATACAGGAGCTGTCTGCCGGCTTTGCCGTCGTGATGGCGTCAAGCTTTTCCTCAAGGGTTCGCGTTGCTTCAGTGAGAAGTGCGCCATCGACAAGCGCAACTTCCCGCCGGGCCAGCACGGCCAGGCACGCGCGAAGAAGATCGTCGGCTACGGCCTGCAGCTGCGTGAAAAGCAGAAGGCAAAGCGTATCTACTTCACGCTGGAGACGCAATTCCGCGCGTACTACGAGAAGGCTTCCAACAAGACCGGCGTTACCGGCGAACTGTTGCTGCAGCAGCTTGAGCGTCGCCTCGACAATGTGGCGTACCGCATCGGCTATGCCATCAGCCGTCGCCAGGCCCGCCAGATCGTCCGCCACGGCCACGTTTCGGTCAACGGCAAGAAGGTGAACATTCCTTCGTTCCAGGTCAAGGTTGGCGACGTCATCGAGATCCGCGAGAAGAGCAAGAAGCTCGAGATCCTTGCCAGCTCGCAGCAGTTTGCTGCCGGCCTGGGACAGGTGCCGTGGATTGCGATCGACCGCGAGGCACTGACGGGCAAGATTGTCGCCCTGCCGCGTCGTGAAGATATCCAGCTGCCAGTCAACGAGCAGCTGATCGTCGAACTTTACTCGAAGTAA
- a CDS encoding DNA-directed RNA polymerase subunit alpha, translated as MLWRGFQKPKRLAVDTETLTEKYGKFSAQPFERGFGTTVGNSLRRTLLSSIEGAAVTAVKIEGVLHEFQSITGVVEDATDIILNLKQIPFKLNGDGPKALYLRADEPGVITSGMIEADGDVEILDKDVYIATVSEGGKLDMEMRLKRGRGYVSADKNFDPDLGIGFIPVDSVHSPVRKVNYAVEAARLGQITDYDKLTIEIWTNGTVLPADALGLSAKLMKDHMTIFINFEEEMESGLDGSHDGPALRNDNLNRSVEELELSVRSYNCLKNANISTIGELIQKTEAEMLKTKNFGRKSLNEIKEILAQMGLSLGMKIDESGNPVPGPTSVLPAATLAASFGNFDDEEDEDEDEDDLVLPETENF; from the coding sequence ATGTTGTGGAGAGGTTTCCAGAAGCCGAAGCGTCTTGCGGTCGATACCGAAACGCTGACGGAAAAGTACGGTAAGTTCAGCGCACAGCCCTTTGAGCGTGGTTTTGGTACGACGGTAGGCAACAGCCTGCGTCGCACCCTGCTCAGCTCGATCGAAGGCGCCGCAGTTACCGCCGTGAAGATTGAAGGCGTCCTGCACGAGTTCCAGTCGATCACCGGTGTGGTGGAAGACGCGACCGACATCATCCTGAACCTGAAGCAGATCCCGTTCAAGCTGAACGGTGACGGCCCCAAGGCCCTGTATCTGCGTGCGGATGAGCCGGGCGTGATCACCAGCGGCATGATCGAGGCTGACGGCGATGTCGAGATTCTCGACAAGGACGTGTACATCGCAACTGTGTCTGAGGGCGGCAAGCTCGACATGGAAATGCGCTTGAAGCGTGGCCGCGGCTACGTTTCGGCAGACAAGAACTTCGATCCGGATCTTGGCATTGGCTTCATCCCGGTCGATTCGGTTCACTCGCCGGTGCGTAAGGTCAACTATGCCGTCGAGGCAGCACGTCTCGGTCAGATCACCGACTATGACAAGCTGACCATCGAGATCTGGACGAACGGTACGGTTCTGCCGGCTGACGCACTCGGTCTCTCCGCAAAGCTGATGAAGGATCACATGACGATCTTCATCAACTTCGAAGAAGAGATGGAGAGCGGCCTGGACGGATCGCACGACGGTCCTGCCCTGCGCAACGACAATCTGAACCGTTCGGTGGAAGAGCTTGAGCTTTCGGTTCGTAGCTATAACTGCCTGAAGAACGCCAACATCTCGACCATCGGTGAGCTGATCCAGAAGACCGAAGCCGAGATGCTGAAGACCAAGAACTTCGGCCGCAAGAGCCTGAACGAGATCAAGGAAATCCTTGCTCAGATGGGTCTCTCGCTCGGCATGAAGATTGACGAGTCGGGCAACCCGGTCCCCGGACCGACGTCGGTTCTGCCGGCAGCAACGCTGGCCGCATCCTTCGGCAACTTCGATGATGAAGAAGACGAAGATGAGGACGAGGACGATCTGGTTCTGCCGGAGACGGAGAACTTCTAA
- the rplQ gene encoding 50S ribosomal protein L17, protein MRHRKAGNKLGRNPSHRRALLRNLVTSVLIEDRVETTLAKAKAVRPLVEKMITLGKKGDVHSRRQALAFMMTDASVTRLFATVAPRYSDRQGGYLRIIHTGFRKGDGGEKAVIELLGAEQELDAKATKRAEAKAKKQEELQKQLAEQGGGEEGNSEAA, encoded by the coding sequence ATGCGTCACCGCAAAGCAGGAAATAAACTCGGACGTAACCCCAGCCACCGCCGCGCACTTCTGCGCAACCTGGTCACGTCGGTATTGATTGAAGATCGTGTCGAAACCACCCTGGCGAAGGCCAAGGCAGTTCGTCCTCTCGTTGAGAAGATGATCACCCTCGGTAAGAAGGGTGATGTTCACTCGCGCCGCCAGGCACTCGCGTTCATGATGACCGATGCGTCCGTTACCCGCCTGTTCGCTACCGTGGCACCGCGTTACAGCGATCGCCAGGGCGGCTACCTGCGCATCATCCACACCGGTTTCCGTAAGGGCGATGGCGGCGAAAAGGCCGTGATCGAGCTGCTCGGTGCGGAGCAGGAGCTGGATGCGAAGGCAACCAAGCGTGCAGAAGCCAAGGCCAAGAAGCAGGAAGAGCTGCAGAAGCAGCTCGCCGAGCAGGGTGGCGGCGAAGAAGGCAACAGCGAAGCAGCGTAG
- a CDS encoding OFA family MFS transporter translates to MALSFLDRDRSIAAPGFSRWLVPPAALAIHLSIGQVYSFSVFKNPLLALHGADGALWSLKEVGYIFSIAIAVLGLSAALFGAWLEKAGPRRAMFYAALCFGAGFQIAALGASLHSLALIYLGYGVVGGVGLGLGYISPVSTLIKWFPDRPGLSTGLAIMGFGGGALIGAPLGNTLMAYFRSAGHANPIPATWVTMGTLYFLFMMFGVFTMRVPPADWRPAGYVPKTATGLISPHNVTVEQAWRTPQFWLLWIVLCTNVTAGIGILEQAAPMIQDLFKGRITAGAAVGFVGMLSLLNMAGRFFWASASDGFGRKATYFCFFTLGPVLYFLMPYTGSNHINSVSLFVAIACVALSMYGGGFATIPAYLKDLFGGFNVSAIHGRLLTAWSTAGIIGPLIVNGILDHYKAAGLNRLDGYRLVLHIMAGLLVVGFIANLLVRPVAEKYWMREVPAGAAEAPAH, encoded by the coding sequence ATGGCTCTCAGCTTCCTCGATCGTGATCGCTCCATTGCTGCACCGGGTTTCAGTCGCTGGCTGGTACCGCCAGCTGCGCTGGCGATCCACCTCTCCATTGGTCAGGTCTATTCCTTCTCGGTCTTCAAGAACCCGCTGCTTGCGCTGCACGGAGCCGATGGGGCTCTGTGGTCGTTGAAGGAGGTCGGGTACATCTTTTCCATCGCCATCGCTGTCCTGGGTCTTTCCGCGGCACTCTTCGGTGCATGGCTGGAGAAGGCGGGACCGCGACGTGCCATGTTCTATGCGGCACTCTGCTTCGGTGCAGGCTTCCAGATCGCGGCGCTGGGCGCTTCGCTCCATAGTCTTGCCCTGATCTATTTGGGATATGGCGTGGTCGGAGGCGTCGGGCTGGGGCTAGGCTACATCTCGCCAGTTTCGACGCTGATCAAGTGGTTTCCGGATCGCCCGGGCCTCTCGACGGGGCTCGCCATCATGGGCTTCGGAGGAGGCGCTCTCATCGGTGCGCCGCTAGGCAATACGCTCATGGCGTACTTCAGGTCGGCTGGTCATGCGAACCCGATTCCAGCCACCTGGGTCACCATGGGCACGCTCTACTTCCTGTTCATGATGTTCGGCGTCTTCACGATGCGGGTGCCTCCTGCTGACTGGAGGCCTGCAGGCTATGTCCCCAAGACCGCGACGGGTCTGATCAGCCCGCACAACGTCACGGTGGAGCAGGCGTGGCGCACACCGCAGTTCTGGCTGCTCTGGATCGTGCTGTGCACGAATGTCACTGCCGGTATCGGCATTTTGGAGCAGGCCGCGCCGATGATCCAGGATCTGTTCAAGGGGCGGATTACTGCCGGGGCAGCCGTTGGCTTCGTCGGGATGCTGAGCCTGCTCAACATGGCCGGTCGATTCTTCTGGGCCAGTGCATCGGATGGCTTTGGACGCAAAGCGACTTACTTCTGCTTCTTCACGCTGGGTCCCGTTCTCTACTTTTTGATGCCGTATACGGGTTCGAATCACATCAACTCAGTCTCACTCTTCGTGGCCATTGCGTGCGTGGCATTGTCTATGTATGGCGGCGGTTTCGCGACAATCCCGGCATACTTGAAAGACCTCTTCGGCGGCTTCAATGTTTCCGCCATCCACGGCCGGTTGCTGACGGCGTGGTCTACCGCAGGCATCATCGGGCCGCTGATCGTGAACGGCATCCTGGATCACTACAAGGCTGCGGGTCTGAATCGCCTGGATGGCTACCGCCTTGTCCTGCACATCATGGCTGGCCTGCTTGTTGTGGGCTTCATTGCCAACCTGCTGGTACGGCCGGTAGCAGAGAAGTACTGGATGCGTGAGGTTCCGGCCGGTGCGGCGGAAGCGCCTGCTCATTAA
- a CDS encoding MFS transporter small subunit — protein MSESRTSSPALIVGAWLLVALPLVWGVYKTGLNAAKLFTSPPAVTTPVAK, from the coding sequence ATGAGCGAAAGTCGAACGTCCTCGCCGGCGTTGATCGTCGGAGCCTGGTTACTGGTTGCGTTGCCGCTTGTGTGGGGCGTGTACAAGACAGGGCTTAACGCCGCAAAGCTTTTCACGTCACCGCCTGCTGTGACTACTCCTGTCGCGAAGTGA
- a CDS encoding VanZ family protein: MIARESTNGFSSENTSAWMRKGYEAIFGAASDEHWPVVHHHIRKTGHFLGYGSLCLALLRGWMLTWVVPLQSLSTARWRGYCVAMAIFCTMLTASFDEVHQSFLPSRTGLVTDVWLDTAGAATLVMLVSISWLRKSKTD; the protein is encoded by the coding sequence GTGATCGCGCGTGAGTCGACGAATGGCTTCTCGTCGGAGAACACGTCTGCCTGGATGCGGAAGGGCTACGAAGCAATTTTCGGCGCAGCATCGGATGAGCATTGGCCCGTAGTGCATCACCACATCCGAAAGACCGGACACTTCCTTGGCTACGGAAGTCTGTGCCTTGCCCTGCTTCGGGGATGGATGCTGACCTGGGTCGTGCCACTCCAAAGTCTATCCACAGCAAGATGGCGCGGATACTGCGTCGCGATGGCTATCTTCTGCACGATGCTGACGGCCTCTTTCGATGAAGTCCATCAGAGCTTCCTGCCAAGCCGCACCGGACTTGTGACAGACGTGTGGTTGGATACGGCCGGGGCGGCGACACTCGTGATGTTGGTATCGATCTCCTGGCTTCGCAAGTCCAAGACCGACTGA
- the rplA gene encoding 50S ribosomal protein L1, translating into MARKISKNLAKARAAVEPRPYALTDAVPLLQKIKYAKFDENVDITLRLGVDTRHADQMVRATVILPHGLGKTKKVAVISTAENQRLATEAGADIVGGEELVEKIQKESWTDFDALIATPDMMRSIGRLGKVLGPRGLMPNPKTGTVTTDVAAAVKEIKAGKVEFRADKTALVHVPVGKSSFDAQKLVENAMTVIGAVVKAKPSAAKGRYIKAIYLSSTMGPGIELDQAVAELAAKA; encoded by the coding sequence ATGGCTCGTAAGATTTCGAAGAATCTGGCAAAGGCGCGCGCGGCTGTTGAGCCCCGCCCCTACGCCCTGACCGACGCGGTCCCCCTTCTGCAGAAGATCAAGTATGCAAAGTTTGACGAGAACGTCGACATCACCCTGCGCCTTGGTGTGGATACCCGTCACGCTGACCAGATGGTCCGCGCGACCGTGATCCTGCCGCACGGCCTTGGCAAGACAAAGAAGGTCGCTGTCATCTCCACCGCTGAGAATCAGCGCCTGGCGACTGAGGCTGGTGCCGACATCGTTGGTGGTGAAGAGCTTGTTGAGAAGATCCAGAAGGAATCCTGGACCGACTTCGACGCCCTGATCGCAACCCCGGACATGATGCGTTCCATCGGTCGCCTCGGTAAGGTCCTCGGACCCCGCGGCCTGATGCCGAACCCGAAGACCGGTACGGTGACCACGGATGTGGCCGCTGCTGTTAAGGAAATCAAGGCCGGTAAGGTCGAGTTCCGCGCTGACAAGACCGCGCTGGTTCACGTTCCTGTGGGCAAGAGCTCCTTCGACGCGCAGAAGCTGGTTGAGAATGCCATGACCGTCATCGGCGCTGTGGTGAAGGCGAAGCCTTCCGCTGCAAAGGGACGCTACATCAAGGCGATCTATCTCTCGTCCACGATGGGCCCCGGCATCGAGCTGGATCAGGCTGTCGCCGAACTCGCCGCAAAGGCGTAA
- the rplJ gene encoding 50S ribosomal protein L10, whose translation MALTKAKKHQKVAGLAADLQGATAAIIGTFSAMTADKDIDLRKTVRNAGGKYSVLKNKLAPKAGAGTKIEGALGGLKGVSSIAYTSGDPVALAKALAAWVKDNSQFTFKLGIVDGQVLNVSEVQALATMPGKEELFAKLLWLINAPAQRLVTVMNATGRDLAVVINQGVEKEKFAKGADAPAAAAPATEEVTAVEAAPQIEAAPAAEDTEGASPQAEAAATEAPVEGA comes from the coding sequence ATGGCATTGACCAAAGCAAAGAAGCACCAGAAGGTCGCGGGGCTGGCAGCAGACCTCCAGGGCGCGACCGCTGCCATCATCGGCACCTTCTCCGCGATGACCGCGGACAAGGACATTGACCTTCGCAAGACGGTTCGTAACGCAGGCGGCAAGTACAGCGTTCTGAAGAACAAGCTGGCTCCCAAGGCTGGCGCAGGCACCAAAATTGAGGGCGCACTCGGCGGCCTCAAGGGTGTCAGCTCCATTGCCTACACCTCCGGCGATCCCGTCGCACTCGCCAAGGCACTGGCTGCCTGGGTGAAGGACAACTCGCAGTTCACCTTCAAGCTTGGCATCGTCGACGGCCAGGTTCTCAATGTGAGCGAAGTCCAGGCTCTGGCAACCATGCCGGGCAAGGAAGAGCTCTTCGCCAAGCTCCTGTGGCTCATCAACGCGCCGGCTCAGCGCCTGGTGACCGTGATGAACGCAACGGGTCGCGACCTTGCAGTCGTGATCAACCAGGGTGTCGAGAAGGAGAAGTTCGCAAAGGGTGCAGACGCACCGGCTGCAGCTGCTCCCGCGACGGAAGAAGTTACCGCAGTTGAGGCAGCACCTCAGATCGAGGCTGCTCCGGCAGCTGAGGATACCGAGGGTGCATCGCCGCAGGCGGAAGCTGCAGCCACCGAGGCTCCGGTCGAAGGCGCATAA
- the rplL gene encoding 50S ribosomal protein L7/L12, with translation MADIQQLEDAIVSLSLLEASALVKKLEERLGVSAAAAAVAAPAAGGGAAAPVAEEKTEFTVILKDAGANKINTIKMVREVTALGLKEAKDLVDGAPKPLKENVSKDEAAAVAKKFDGVATVEIK, from the coding sequence ATGGCAGACATCCAGCAGTTGGAAGACGCGATCGTTAGCCTGAGCCTGCTTGAGGCTTCGGCACTTGTAAAGAAGCTTGAAGAGCGTCTCGGCGTTTCGGCAGCAGCAGCAGCAGTGGCAGCTCCGGCAGCCGGCGGCGGCGCAGCGGCTCCCGTTGCAGAAGAGAAGACCGAGTTCACCGTCATCCTGAAGGATGCCGGCGCGAACAAGATCAACACCATCAAGATGGTGCGTGAAGTTACGGCTCTTGGCCTGAAGGAAGCAAAGGATCTCGTTGACGGCGCTCCCAAGCCCCTCAAGGAGAACGTTTCGAAGGACGAGGCAGCTGCTGTTGCCAAGAAGTTCGACGGCGTTGCAACCGTAGAAATCAAGTAG